From Salvelinus namaycush isolate Seneca unplaced genomic scaffold, SaNama_1.0 Scaffold508, whole genome shotgun sequence, the proteins below share one genomic window:
- the LOC120041693 gene encoding neuronal acetylcholine receptor subunit beta-2-like has protein sequence MTTNLWLFQEWNDYRLRWDPEKYEGIKKLRIPSQHIWLPDIVLYNNADGVYEVSFYCNAVVSNTGDIFWLPPAIYKSACAIEVQHFPFDQQNCTLKFRSWTYDHTEVDLILTSDFASRDDFTPSGEWDIVSLPARKNEDPDDITYLDITYDFVIKRKPLFYTINLIIPCVLITSLAILVFYLPSDCGEKMTLCISVLLALTVFLLLISKIVPPTSLAVPLIGKYLMFTMVLVTFSIVTSVCVLNVHHRSPSTHRMPDWVKRLFLLRLPAFLLMRQPGNNNVQEKLRRKQATAAAGNTTSGNTTSGNPTSGNPGKSRGGARRRCSDIKLGGIQTDSDSFYVKEDSARKFVWKVGDVSGDGGIPEIRRRVAVQWDADLEEAVDGVRYIAEHMKTEDGDEGIIEDWKYVAMVIDRLFLWIFILVCVVGTLGLFMQPLFQSYNTPTADSNEYGDF, from the exons ATGACCACCAACCTCTGGCTGTTCCAG gAGTGGAATGACTACAGACTGAGATGGGACCCAGAGAAATACGAAGGGATCAAAAAACTACGAATCCCATCTCAACACATTTGGCTTCCTGATATTGTTCTCTACAACAA TGCGGACGGGGTGTACGAGGTCTCCTTCTATTGCAACGCCGTGGTGTCCAACACAGGAGACATCTTCTGGCTCCCGCCTGCCATCTACAAGTCAGCCTGCGCCATCGAGGTCCAGCACTTCCCCTTCGACCAGCAG aACTGCACGCTCAAGTTCCGCTCGTGGACCTACGACCACACCGAAGTCGACCTCATCCTCACCAGTGACTTCGCCAGCCGGGACGACTTCACGCCGAGCGGCGAGTGGGACATCGTGTCGCTGCCCGCCCGCAAGAACGAAGACCCCGACGACATCACCTACCTGGACATCACCTACGACTTTGTCATCAAGAGGAAGCCTCTGTTCTACACCATCAACCTGATCATCCCCTGTGTCCTCATCACCTCTCTGGCCATCCTGGTCTTCTACCTGCCCTCTGACTGTGGGGAGAAGATGACCCTGTGTATCTCTGTCCTGCTGGCCCTCACTGTCTTCCTGCTGCTCATCTCTAAGATAGTACCGCCCACCTCTCTGGCGGTGCCTCTCATAG GTAAATACCTGATGTTCACTATGGTGTTGGTCACCTTCTCCATCgtgaccagtgtgtgtgtcctcaaCGTTCACCACCGCTCCCCGTCCACCCACCGCATGCCTGACTGGGTCAAACGCCTCTTCCTGCTCCGCCTCCCCGCCTTCCTCCTCATGAGACAACCCGGGAACAATAATGTCCAGGAAAAACTTAGACGGAAGCAAGCCACTGCCGCTGCCGGGAACACCACCTCCGGGAACACCACCTCCGGGAACCCCACCTCCGGGAACCCTGGGAAGTCCCGAGGCGGGGCGAGAAGGCGGTGTTCCGACATCAAGCTGGGAGGAATCCAGACGGACTCCGACTCGTTCTATGTGAAGGAGGATTCGGCCCGGAAGTTTGTCTGGAAGGTGGGAGACGTGTCGGGGGACGGCGGTATTCCGGAGATCAGGCGGCGCGTGGCGGTCCAGTGGGACGCTGACCTGGAGGAGGCGGTGGATGGAGTGAGGTATATCGCTGAACACATGAAGACGGAGGACGGAGAtgaaggg ATCATAGAGGACTGGAAGTACGTAGCGATGGTAATTGACCGTCTGTTCCTGTGGATCTTTATcctggtgtgtgtggtgggaACCCTGGGTCTCTTCATGCAGCCCCTCTTCCAGAGCTACAACACTCCTACTGCAGACAGCAACGA GTATGGTGATTTCTGA